The DNA segment ttacaatttatgcaatactTTTGAAGGAATAAAACACCAAATTAATACTGCATAACATCATGAAATGACCAtttggaaatgaaaaaaaaatcacaaaacaaagATCAAAATGAAAATAACAAGTTGAGAAATCTACAACAATCTTAAAAGAGTATAAATCAAACAAACCCAGAAGTAAAGGAAAGAAAATTTACACAACTTATATagtacaaaataaatataaaaattcaaactttCGTCTATCTATCTGTCTATATATATTACTTTATCTAGTAAGTCCAAATTAGCTGAAAAAAATTTACATTATCATCCATATAATTCAAGCAAAACTATCCTAGTTCAGAACAAAAATCAAAGAAACAAATAACTTAAAtccaccaaattttaaaaaagaaaatcttGACAAGCAAATCTTTATGAACCCAAAATTTTGTTCACTAATAGTAGTAAAGCACCATAAAAACAAAATCCTCAACCTCTAAACATAGGGGTAGAGAATCCAGAAAAAGTTCACtcataaataatgaaaagaagcATTGAGAAACCAAATAATATTAAACTCATAAACAAAGCAAAAACAGAGTATTTTAGAGGGGAGAAAGCAAGGGAAAGCCAGCAGAGATATTTACATAAGAAAAGAGTTGAAATCTTTGAAGAGAAAAGATAACTGAAGAAAGAAATGGGAGCAAAACAGAGACAGGAGATGGGAGGGGAATGAATTATGAAGCCTATGACGGTCTCTTATAAATATAGAGACAAAGGccattaatgttttttttactgcataataaacatttaaagagaagaagaagaatagaGAGACTCACCTGTGGAGAAGAAGAAGAACCAAAGGAAAAGTAAAGTtcagacaaaagaaaaaaaaggggaaaaaatggGTTCTAACGTCtgaaaaaatgggaaaaaaaggaagagaacaaataatgttaaaaaagtaatattagcctcaaaagtacttttggctGAAAAAAGCAccaaatttctactttttcatctgagaaaaaggattttttttaagttggaAAAGATTCTACTTTTTACCTCCCTTCTTTATTGCTTTTTATGTAAAAACACGTTTTTCCCTAAAAGCTCATTTAAAAGTCAATACCAAACacaactttatattttatataggTATAGAAGATAAATAATCGATTTAGCCATCAGGTGTTGTTcataaactcaaaattaaatgttagaaaaataagtgttaaatttaatttataaaatatatttgatatattatttaaaaataaatataaaatataattaaattatttgataaaataacattttaaattataaaagtaaagtGTTTAAAAGATTATATCATATTAAATGAAAGAATAGAATAGAATAGAATAGAATagacttattttttatatttaaatgataaatagttCATTATCTACTTATTGGTAGGTGCGAGCAAAACTCAATTTTTTGAGTTCTGAATcgatttgaattttataatttaaattattcaaataattcgaataattcaaataataaattgatataataCCCTTTATGTCCTTgatagttttaaaaatttataaattaatccttttcaataaaattcaaaataattttcaaaaaataaaatatttataaaaatattttccaaaattttataaaaataaatataaattaaaaataaaatttattatgaaatattaaaaatatataaaaatgctaaattataatttttccaaaaatattaaaatgataaatttgaggtgttatacaaataaattatcaagTCAAGTTCATCAtactaattttgttttattttattctaaaagaATTTTCAAATAGAGATggcatttatttttttcttttattttattctaaaagaatttttaaatacatatgatatttatattcaaaaaatatatatagtatcTATGTTGgttaacttgaaatttaattgtattgttaaaaaaaagCACTTTAATatgattagtttaattttttaaattgagatAATGACAAAATTTACCCATTTACTTTAACAAATCTTTCAATGTggtacttttaatttcaatttatccAGTATGATATCTCAGTTTTTATTCCTTCTATCATTGCGGTACTTTCCTCTAACAATGTTAATTTCAGACATAGGATGACGTGTGTCCCAGTGAAAGAGTGCCACGTGGCATTCTGGTGAGAAAAAAGTCAATCGGTCAAACAGAGGGGCTTCAAAACaaatttctcatttcttttttatagttatgaagtaaaaaaacataaataatacattaaatgcaaaaaaaaaattctggaaaaatagCTGTTTTCTTCTCTCAAATTGTCATGTAAAAAATCCTATTCTCAAATTTTCATCTTATTCGATTTTCATCACCATTACCAGATCAGCTTCATGTCTCTCTTAACTCACCATCATCATCTCAAAAGATAGCCATCATCCATGCCAAAATAATTTCATCTCAAAACTCAGATTTGGcttcttcttctctctctctctctctctctctctctctctctctctctctctctctctctttgctATTTTTGGGCTATGGTTTCCTAGTTCGGTGGGGTTTTATTGGTTATGGGTATAGATTATTGATGGTGGGGTTGGGTTATCGATGATGTAGATTGAGGTGCAGAAGATGGTGGTAGTGGGGGCTCAGGGAGGGAGGTGGTGTGGAAGCTTTGATGGGGAGGGTTAAAGGGTACTGAAGAAGATGGGTTTTCTAAACATTTTGTTTTacattttcttaaatattatcGGACCATTTTCATGAATACAACAGGGATTGCAGTTAGCCGAAGGATATTGTTGTCTTCCTTTATCAACGGTGACAAATCCTTTCTTCTCCTTGAATCGGTCTTCACAGGTGCATCCATGGTATAGCTCAGCAATCTTTCAACTACATCTTTCAAGGTTTTTGTTATCCAAAagctataatggtctcaatggaAACTTCAACCAAATCTGCTACTTTGGTGGTTGATTGggagaaaaataaaatggaattaTTGCTCAAATGTCCCTTAGCATTTTGGTCAAAAGTCAACAAGGAATACATGTCATCACCTGATTGGACTGCATGCCACATCATGAAAGATTGTTACTACCAAATTGATTAACTGTGAAATATTTTCACTCGGAGTCAATTGAATTCAATATTGACCCCTACTTCCACATCTGGTGTTTGCTCGAAATACTTGTAAGGtaagatatattttttatttagataaaaCAATAAAGCAAGGTCCATGAATATGGCAGATTTTCATTTCTCCCGGATAGGCACAATCGAGAAGCAACCCATATCTTTGCCCATTATTTTAAGCAACCCCTGCGTTTTTTTTACTctctaaaacaatttttttttatgaacacTGTTTGTTTAGTTCCAAGACAAGAGTACTGGAACCGCTAATTCAAGCCTTCTAATATATTGAGAACTTGGTTCTCCTTTtttacttcttcttcttcacaacaaccaccaccaccacctaaACAATCCCATATAAAAACATAGCAAGGAATCTGCGTTTCAATGGCGTCTCTGACCCCTTTTTCCCACTCCCACTCCCACTCCCTTCTTAAAATGCCCAACGTTAGACCCCCTCCTCCTCCCAGTTTCTTTTCCAGTTTCATCCTCAAGGATTTCCCATATTCCAAAACTCTGTCCCTTAAACTTCCCAGGATGGTTACTAGGAACGTCGTTGTATCAGCCACGACGGCGGAGAAGCCCAGGAAGAGGTACCCTGGGGAAGCTAAAGGGTTTGTGGAAGAGATGAGGTTCGTGGCTATGAAATTGCATACTAAGGAGCAAGCCAAGGAAGGAGAGAAGGAAGTGAAACAACCTGAAGAGCGGCCTGTTCAGAGATGGGAGCCCAGCGTTGATGGGTACTTGAAGTTCCTCGTGGATAGCAAGTTGGTTTACGATACGCTTGAAGGAATTATTGATAAGGCTCCTTTCCCTAGCTGTGGGTaccctttttctatttttattgaatttttttctctGAATTCTGGCTCCTACATAtgtttgtttttggtttttttatttcattagatCATAGTTGTGCATGTTGAACTGTTTTTATACTTATTGTACTTAGTTTTGTTTAGGTGAAGAGTTGATTATATGATTTGACATGGGCTGAATGACATGATCTTTTTATATGAAGATGGATTCAATGTCATGGCGTTTTACTAATGCTATATTGTTGCAGTATTGTGATTGACTTTAGAATCGGATCATGTATGAAAAGAGGAGTTTAATGAgggaaaataagaaaaagaaggtAGCTTGAAGTTTTTCACGCGATGCTCCTTAGATGTTGTTCACAACACCAGGGACTTGAAGTAATTAGACTCAATTCCATGAAAAATCTATAAGAattcattaaatgtgttttttctttttaaatggaATCAGTTATCTCCTCCTCCATATGGGGATGATAAATTAAGAAAGCAGATTGTATGCTATTGCTATGTCAGGGTAACTGTAGTGCTTTTGAGTGCCAAGAGttctttcttttttagttttcctGCTTCTGTTGTCTGGTCTAATGAGGTCTGATGAAGGTAGATTCGATAGCCTATCACAGAAACACCAAAGCACTTTACCATTAACTTAGATGATGGAACTGTAGCTTTAATTCTTGAAATGAATGCCTTTAAATGCATGATTGGTGCTAACTTTGTGTTACATCCAAACTTTCAGATGGTCTGTAATGCACCACCCTGGTTCATAGTTTGGTCATGTCATGTATGGGTTTGTATGTGTTTCTTGTGTGTGGTATTTTATGGCTTTATGATAATGCTAGAAAAATAAAGTGATAAGCCCGATGTGGTCTGCTTCAGATGCTGAATTTAGAGACACTGGACTGGAAAGGTCTGAAAAATTGGCAAAGGATTTACAGTGGTTCAAAGAGCAAGGCTACACTATTCCAGAACCATCTTCTCCTGGTGTTACGTATGCTGAGTATCTCAAAGAATTATCTGAGAAGGATCCACAAGCATTCATATGCCATTTCTACAACATTTATTTTGCCCACTCAGCTGGCGGCCGGATGATTGGGAAGAAGGTAAGCAAGATATTAGCTTTAAGTGTGTACCGGAAAGTAAATTACTCGATCCTGATCTACACTGCATAGAAGTAATCATGTGCTGTTTTGCTCCATCTTTCTTCGCTtccccatttctttcattttaacatTTGTGTCAGTTCAGCAGTTTCTTCTTATAACATGTTAAATGCATGCACTTCCCTCGATTTATATGAAATGTCCTCAAGCACTCAAGCTCCTTTACCCCCACTGGGTGTAACAGGTAGCTGAGAAGATACTTGACAAGGAGGAGTTAGAGTTTTACAAATGGGATGGTGACCTTTCCCAACTGTTACAAAATGTGAGGGACAAGCTGAATAAAGTTGCTGAGGTAATTTTCATTGTATCTTGTAaactcccatttccattctgtTTCTTTCTCGACTACGTCCTTGATGTATAAGTTAATAGCAGTGAAATATGTTTTACTAACAcctatgttattttttttattaaagagctgGACTAGAGAAGAGAAGAACCATTGCTTGGAAGAAACTGAGAAATCATTCAAATATTCTGGGGATATCCTTCGACTGATATTGTCATAGTATGCCAATGCTGCTTTCTTCTTCTGCTTTTTCTGTTTTCGAATCTTCACTTCTTGTGTTTTCATATGGGATTCCAACTCATAATCAACAATGTGGACTGAACTTGTAAACATAtttctggaatttttttttttccttttttaataccATTAAGCTACTTGTAAAGTTtcatttgtattattttgatgaatattgatTTGGGTACAATATGGATAAACTTCAAATATTCATAGTATTatctcataattttttttctttcactttatTTATGCACCCCTCACAATGCAAACAATCATGATAATCGTTCGGTAGGAGCAAGTTCGGTCATAGGGTTCTTcatttttggatttttaatttagtTGATTGAAATATGCGATAATTAGTtttacaaatttagaatttagctcttttatttttacttttaggaacttattcttttcaaattttaaaattcaaatttaattgtcaacattattattattatttaagtttgtTAGTGtgagattttgaaattaaaaaaattaattgcttGATaaccatgtaactaaaaaaatattactttttaatgaatttgaatttaacataataattttagTAGTATTAAAAGTTGGGATtaagttttgaaatttgaaaaagtagaaaaactaaatttttacaaataaaagtataaggactggATTTCAAATTTACAAGTACATGgctttatggcatattttaatttaatttagtttggTTCAGTTCTCaattttttaatcttaattttgagttttaggtttttggacttattttgataaaatgaatTTGTGTTATgactttaaaatattatttggttaaatttttaagTCTTTCAtagatatttttagaaaatttatttttcaagtaaataaaaaataatcaacagttcttatttagtatttttttagggATAATATAAATTTTGGCCCTTGAACTTGGCAACTAAGTCCACTTTGGTACATATACTTTTTTGGTTCACTTTGATACTTGAACTTGACAACTAGATCCATTTTGGTCCCTAAACTTAGATATCGTCAAGATTTAATGTTGTGACTAGTGTTCTTGGAACATGGCTAGATTGATTTATCGAATTGATTGAATCAAGAATCGACCAGTATACTGGTCCAATTAAAGGGGTTGAATCGATTGAATAGGAAATTGCTCAAAACTgataaaaatcgaaaattgggacaAAAATCAGCAGTTGAACTTGTTGAACtggtttaataaattttttatttttttaattttaattatttatctaattattgTCGATCTTGTAGTTGAACCAATTAAATTGAGAACCAATGGACTAACCGATTCAATTATCGATCCGTCTATTAGAACACTATATGTGACACTCGAAGATTGTATCACGTCATCATTTGAAAAAATGTTTCTTATTTTCAAGTGATCATGTGGCACAATCTCAGAGTTTCACAttatcaaacttttatatttttcaagttcaGAGACCAAAAT comes from the Gossypium hirsutum isolate 1008001.06 chromosome A06, Gossypium_hirsutum_v2.1, whole genome shotgun sequence genome and includes:
- the LOC107962617 gene encoding heme oxygenase 1, chloroplastic; its protein translation is MASLTPFSHSHSHSLLKMPNVRPPPPPSFFSSFILKDFPYSKTLSLKLPRMVTRNVVVSATTAEKPRKRYPGEAKGFVEEMRFVAMKLHTKEQAKEGEKEVKQPEERPVQRWEPSVDGYLKFLVDSKLVYDTLEGIIDKAPFPSYAEFRDTGLERSEKLAKDLQWFKEQGYTIPEPSSPGVTYAEYLKELSEKDPQAFICHFYNIYFAHSAGGRMIGKKVAEKILDKEELEFYKWDGDLSQLLQNVRDKLNKVAESWTREEKNHCLEETEKSFKYSGDILRLILS